The genomic segment CCTTGTCTCGTCGGCTTGCGACAATCTGGATTTATTGATCGGTTACCGCCATGCGCGGCTCGACGAGATGCTTCGCATTGACCAATCGTCCACCTACACCACGGCGCAAGGCCAAATTGTTTCCGGAACATCGGTCGTATTGTTTGATGAATTTGACGTTGAAAACCAATTCAACGGCGCCGAGGTTGGCTTTCACTACCGCCGCCGATCGGGGACATGGACATTGGCCACGCTTTTGAAAGTCGGATTAGGCGTCAACACCGCCGATGTCACGATTGATGGTGGGACCACCAACACCGTGCCCGGTTCCGGTTCGGCGTCGTTCACCGGCGGTTTACTGGCTCAACAAACCAACATTGGCCAATACGAAGATTCGCAGTTTACGGTGATCCCCGAAGTGGGAATCACCTTGTCCAAACGAATCGATGAGTTTGTCGAACTCTCGATTGGCTACAGTCTGCTGTATTGGTCCAACGCCACGCGAGTCGCTGATGCGATTGACCGCAGCGTTTCACAATTTCCTCCAGAGCCCTCCTCAGGCAGCGGAAATCCCCGGTTCAGCTTTGAAACCGATGATTTTATCGCCCACGGGCTGACGACCGGCGTGAACTTCTCGTTCTAGCCTGAGTCGCCAGAGAGCCTGAGTTGCCGAGTCGATGCCGTTATGTCGTGCTTTCGAGTGAAAGTGTCAGGATCGTCTCGGTCGAAAGTCCGTATCGGTCAATGCTCTGCACGCGAACGCTAAACGTTGTCGGCGAACTTGAATCGAGGTCGACGTTGGTCTTCAGCACGTTGCCCTCGATCGTAAACGATGCGTTGTCCGTACTGCCTTCTCCGCTGACGAGCAAGTAGACGTGCTCATCGTCGGTGTTTGCATCGGTCGTCGTTAGCAGGCCGACGGAGGTTCCTGAGATCGCATTGGCTGGGATCGTGGTGTTGTCGATCGCGACCGAGGTCGGTGCCACGTTCGTTTCGCTGATCGAGATCTCCAGCACTTGTTCGAAGGAGAGTCCACCTGCGTCTTCGCTGCGAACACGCACGGCATACAAGTCTTGGATCGCTGCATCAAAGACTTCGTTCGAAATCAGCTTGCCATCCACGATCTTGAACGGTTCCGACGTCGCACCCTCTTGCGGTACGATCGAGTAGGTGAACGTGTCGCCCGCGTCGGGATCTTCACTGCTCAAAAGTCCAATCTCGGTGTCCGCAGGTTGGTCTTCGGCAATCGTCGTGCGTGATACGGCGACCGCAGTGGGCGCTTCATTGACGTTGGTGACGGTGATCGTCAAGGATTCTTCGACGGTCAATCCACCCGCATCGGTGCTTTGCACGCGGATGCTGTAACTGGATTGGGTTTCAAAATCGAACGTCGTTGCGGTCACAATCGCATCGCCATCAATCGTGAACGAGTCGTTGTCGGTGTCACCGGTACCGCTGACCAACGCGTAGGTGTGCGTGTCGCCGGCGTTCGCGTCGGTGCTCGAAAGCGTTCCAACGGTGGCACCCACCGCAGCGTCTTCGGCGATCGACGTTTCGCTCAGTTCGATTGCCGTCGGTGCGACATTGGTCGTGACGGGAGTCACGGTGATTGTGAACGTTTCTTCGACGGTCAATCCACCTGAATCGGTGCTTTGTACACGAATGATGTAGCTCGATTGAGTATCAAAATCGAACGTTGTCGCGGTCACGATCGTGTTGCCGCTGATCGTGAACGAGTCGTTGTCGGTGTCACCGGTACCGCTGACCAAGGCGTAGGTGTGCGTGTCGCCAGCGTCCGCGTCGGTGCTCGAAAGTGTTCCGACGGTGGCGCCCACCGCAGCGTCTTCAGCGATCGACGTTTCGCTCAGTTCAATCGCCGTCGGTGCGACGTTGGTTATCACCTCGGTGACGGTGATCGTGAAGGTTTCTTCGACGGTCAATCCGCCTGCATCAGTGCTTTGAACACGGATGCTGTAGCTTGACTGAGTATCGAAATCGAGCGTGGTCGCGGTCACGATCGTGTTGCCGCTGATCGTGAACGAGTCGTTGTCGGTATCGCCGGTACCGCTGACCAAGGCGTAGGTGTGCGTGTCGCCGGCGTTCGCATCGATACTCGAAAGCGTGCCAACAGTGGCACCCACCGCAGCGTCTTCGGCGATCGACGTTTCACTCAGTTCAATTGCCGTCGGTGCGACATTGGTTATCACCTCGGTGACGGTGATCGTGAAGGTTTCCTCGACGGTCAATCCGCCTGCATCAGTGCTTTGAACGCGAATGCTGTAGCTCGACTGAGTATCAAAATCGAGCGTGGTCGCGGTCACGATCGTGTTGCCGCTGATCGTGAACGAGTCGTTGTCGGTATCGCCGGTACCGCTGACCAAGGCGTAGGTGTGCGTGTCACCAGCGTTCGCGTCGGTGCTCGAAAGCGTGCCAACGGTGGCGCCCACCGCAGCGTCTTCGGCGATCGACGTTTCGCTCAGTTCGATCGCCGTCGGCGCGACATTGGTCGTGACAGGAGTGACGGTGATCGTAAAGGTTTCTTCGACGGTCAATCCGCCCGAATCAGTGCTTTGAACACGGATGCTGTAGCTCGATTGAGTATCAAAATTGAGCGTGGTGGCGGTCACGATTGTGTTGCCGCTGATCGTGAACGAGGTGTTATCGGTGTCGCCGGTGCCGCTGACCAAGGCGTAGGTGTGCGTGTCGCCGGCGTTCGCGTCGATACTTGAAAGCGTTCCAACAGTGGCACCCACCGCAGCATCTTCGTCGATCGACGTTTCGCTCAGTTCGATCGCCGTCGGCGCGACATTGGTTGTGACGGGAGTGACGGTGATCGTAAAGGTTTCTTCGACGGTCAATCCGCCCGCATCGGTGCTTTGAACACGGATGCTGTAGCTCGATTGAGTATCAAAATCGAGCGTGGTGGCGGTCACGATCGTGTTTCCGCTGATCGTGAATGAGGTGTTGTCGGTGTCACCGGTGCCGCTGACCAAGGTGTAGGTGTGCGTGTCACCTGCGTTCGCGTCGGTGCTCGAGAGCGTGCCGACGGTGGTTCCCACCGCAGCGTCTTCGTCGATCGACGTTTCACTCAGTTCGATCGCCGTCGGCGCGACGTTGGTCGTGACAGGAGTGACGGTGATCGTGAAGGTTTCTTCGACGGTCAAACCGCCCGCATCAGTGCTTCGAACACGGATGCTGTAGCTCGATTGGGTATCAAAATCGAGCGTGGTCGCGGTCACGATCGTGTTTCCGCTGATCGTGAATGAGGTGTTGTCGGTGTCACCGGTGCCGCTGACCAAAGTGTAGGTGTGCGTGTCACCGGCGTTCGCGTCGGTGCTCGAGAGCGTGCCGACGGTGGTTCCCACCGCAGCGTCTTCGTCGATCGACGTTTCACTCAGTTCGATCGCCGTCGGCGCGACGTTGGTCGTGACAGGAGTGACGGTGATCGTGAAGGTTTCTTCGACGGTCAAACCGCCCGCGTCAGTGCTTCGGACACGGATGCTGTAGCTCGATTGGGTATCGAAATCGAGCGTGGTCGCGGTCACGATTGTGTTGCCGCTGATCGTGAACGAGTCGTTGTCGGTGTCGCCCGTGCCGCTGACCAAGGTGTAGCTATGCGTGTCGCTGGCATCCACGTCGCTGCTGGAAAGCGTGCCGACGGTGGCCCCGACCGCAGCGTCTTCGGCAATCGTGGTTTCGCTCAGTGTGATCGCGGTGGGAGCTTCGTTCACATTGGTGACGGTAATCGTCAGCGTTTGATCGAACGACAAACCTGCTTGGTCGGTCGTGCGAACGACCACAGTGTGGCTGGCGTCGGTTTCAAAGTCGAGCGAGGCACCGACGCTGAGCGTGTTACCTGAAATGGTAAACAGGTTGCTGGTGGTGACCGAGTCGATCGAAACAATGCTGTAGGTGTGCGCGTCGCTGGCATTCGCGTCGGTCGTGCTGAGCGTGCCAACCGCGGTACCCACTGCGGTGTTTTCGGCAACCGAACTGTTGGTGATCGCGACGGCGGTCGGAGCCACGTTGGCTTCAGAGATGTTGATCACCAAGGACTTCTCGAACGTGCGGCCTTCGGGGTCAGTGGTTCTGACGCGAATGGTGTAACTGTCTTTGACATCTTTGTCGAACACCTCCGCAGTGATAAGTTGGTTGCCGCTGATGGTGAACGACGCGTTGTCGGTGCTGCCGGTGCCGCTGACCAAGGCGTAGGTGTGGGATTGGCTGATGTCGGGATCGTTGGTGGTCAACGTCCCCACGGTGGTGCCGATTGGTTGTGCTTCGGCCACCGTGCTGACCGATAGCGACAAATCGATCGGAGCTTGGTTGTCGGGCAGGTCAGGGATGTTAGGCGTTGGCAATCCCACCACACGTCTCAGCAGATCGCTGGCATCAAGCGGGCTCAATCCGTCCACTCCGGTGACATCGCCAAGTAACACGGGGTCGATGGTCGGAAACAGTACATTGGTTGCCGAGGTGCTGGTCGGTTCCGAGAAAACGAAACCTGAATCGAGCCCCACGCCGACGCGGGCGATCAAGCGAGCGTCTTCGGCGTCATAGCGTTGATTGCGATTAACGTCGCCAGCAAAGGCAACGACTTGGACGGCGTCATCCGCCGTCGCCGTCAGTGCTCCGGCGTTGACATCCAACGAAGTGATGCGAATCGCTTGCGTTTCACCGTACGGAGCGTCTTCCGGGACGGTTGCGATGATATCGACCAAGCTCGTTTGGGCCGCCGTCAGCGGTGCCACCGAGAAGAACGAGATGGTGGCGATCCCCGGAACGGTCAAATTCGATTCGACTTGGCTTCCTGTCGGCGCGTCGGCTCCGAGTTGGACATCGCTGATATCCAACAGCGCCGGATCATACTCGATCGTCATTGTCACCGAAGTGACCCCTTCGGCATTGCTCAGTTGGATTGGCAATCCGGCGGGCAGTTCGACGCCGCTTCCTCCGGCGGGGACTTGGATGCTTTGCGTTGGCCCACGCACAATATCAGGCAATCCGACAGTCAACGAATTACTGTTGGCGACCGTAAATGTATTGGTGTAATCGCCGCCGGCGGTGCCATCATTGTCACCATCGAGTAGTTCACCATCGGCAAGATCCGTGAACGCGTCCGCCGCACTTCGTAGGGTTACCGAGTAAGTGTCCGGAGCCAGGGCGCCGCCGCTGGCAATAAACGTCACGGTGGTGTCTTTGACAAACAGCGATCCGCGAACATTACCGCTGGTCGCTCCGGTCAAGGTGACGTCGGCAGCGCCGGCCGCTTGCCCCTGGGTGTCATACAAGCTCAAGTTCAACGTGCTGACTTCTTCGCTGAGTTCCGCCGTGAAACCGCTGGCAGTGGGGGTAAAGGAGGTGATCGTCGCGGCCAAGACGCGGCGATTTTCCAACGATTGCAAGCTCAGCTGCCTTGCTTTGGCTGCACTGCGACGTTTTTTCTGCAGAGGACGTACTGATTTAAAGAACTTGCGCATAACTTGTTTACCTATTTCGACTCAGCGTGCCCGCCGGAAATGGGGGCATCACTTCGATCTTTGGGGAGGGGGGCAATAACGATACGACAACTTGAACTGCCCAGACGCTTGCTGGGGCATCTATAGCGACATGCGACACATGATTGATGTCGAGGCCACCTAAGATATCGAAACGTTTCGAACATCCTTCATTGGGGGGAACGAGCAGCATGGAAGTACTGTCGCTTTTGCTTGTTTTGTTAAGGGGTAACGATGATGGAAGATGTCCGGTGTCCGGCCATTGTAGAACCCGGGCTTAGAGAGTCACTAGCGTGAGTAAGTTCCGGGAAATGGAATTATTTATTTGTTGGTTGGGTTGTAACGTTAAATGCCATTGAGAACGTGTGTTTATCAGCAAAAGTCGATGCAAGTAATTTATTCGGCGCTGGAAATATGACACTTGGGAACCAGAATTGGGAAACCTCTTTTGGCTTTGCGAGTCTAACGAACATGAAACGAAAAAAATCACGTCGGCTGGGGCTTGAAAGTCTCGAACTACGTCGTCTGCTTGCCGCAGTGGACATCCCTGATGATTTGACCGGAGCCGCGGCCGCGCAGGTCGCCGTCCCCGTCAATGTGGACACTGCCGCGGGCATCCGTGGAGTCGAAATACGGCTGAGCTATGACACCGATTTGCTCGATTTGACCTCCGACGCAATCACGGCGGGATCGGTTTTCAGCGGAGCTCAAGACACGCAGGTCACCGCGAATGTCGATGACGCTGCTGGAACGGTCGTGATCTTTGTGTCGACTTCGACAGGACTCTCAGCGATCAGCGGTAGTTTGGTGCAATTGTCATTCACCATCGCCGAGGATGCGGTTGCTGGCAATACGGCGGTGTTTGACCTTACCGAAGTCGTCTTGAATGAAGGCGAAATCGCGGTCGATCCCGCTCCGGTTGTCGGTTCGGATTCCACCGATGGGGTGTTGACCGTCACCGCAGTGGCGGCAGGTGACCAGCGGATAGCGGGGTTCGTCTACGCCGACACCAATAACAACAACGTGCCTGATGGGGTCGAAGGCATTCCAGGGGTGGTGATCACGCTGACCAACGTGTCTACCGGCGCGACTGTCCAGGCGACGACGGATGCCACCGGTAAATACGAGTTCACCGATTTGGCGTTTGGGGCCTATACCCTAAACGAGATCCAGCCGATCGCGTACTCCGAAGGCGGAGTCAACGAGTTGTCGGTAACGCTGGTATCGGGACAAACCACGGCCGACCAAAATTTTCGTGAAACCGGGCTGCTGCCTCAATTCATCTACAATCGATTATTGACCACTTCGACGCTGCCCGCCGGATCGACTGCATGGACCGATGTCATCAAGCAGATCAACGACGATGCCACGGCCGGAAGCGTCGCGCCGGTGGCTGCGTCCTCGGTCGCCGCGGCCGCGATCGCGTCGGCGTCCACCGCTGCGGAAACAATGGCGGTGTCCACCACCCCCACAATCGACACCGCGGCCAGCGTGTCGCG from the Novipirellula caenicola genome contains:
- a CDS encoding beta strand repeat-containing protein, whose translation is MRKFFKSVRPLQKKRRSAAKARQLSLQSLENRRVLAATITSFTPTASGFTAELSEEVSTLNLSLYDTQGQAAGAADVTLTGATSGNVRGSLFVKDTTVTFIASGGALAPDTYSVTLRSAADAFTDLADGELLDGDNDGTAGGDYTNTFTVANSNSLTVGLPDIVRGPTQSIQVPAGGSGVELPAGLPIQLSNAEGVTSVTMTIEYDPALLDISDVQLGADAPTGSQVESNLTVPGIATISFFSVAPLTAAQTSLVDIIATVPEDAPYGETQAIRITSLDVNAGALTATADDAVQVVAFAGDVNRNQRYDAEDARLIARVGVGLDSGFVFSEPTSTSATNVLFPTIDPVLLGDVTGVDGLSPLDASDLLRRVVGLPTPNIPDLPDNQAPIDLSLSVSTVAEAQPIGTTVGTLTTNDPDISQSHTYALVSGTGSTDNASFTISGNQLITAEVFDKDVKDSYTIRVRTTDPEGRTFEKSLVINISEANVAPTAVAITNSSVAENTAVGTAVGTLSTTDANASDAHTYSIVSIDSVTTSNLFTISGNTLSVGASLDFETDASHTVVVRTTDQAGLSFDQTLTITVTNVNEAPTAITLSETTIAEDAAVGATVGTLSSSDVDASDTHSYTLVSGTGDTDNDSFTISGNTIVTATTLDFDTQSSYSIRVRSTDAGGLTVEETFTITVTPVTTNVAPTAIELSETSIDEDAAVGTTVGTLSSTDANAGDTHTYTLVSGTGDTDNTSFTISGNTIVTATTLDFDTQSSYSIRVRSTDAGGLTVEETFTITVTPVTTNVAPTAIELSETSIDEDAAVGTTVGTLSSTDANAGDTHTYTLVSGTGDTDNTSFTISGNTIVTATTLDFDTQSSYSIRVQSTDAGGLTVEETFTITVTPVTTNVAPTAIELSETSIDEDAAVGATVGTLSSIDANAGDTHTYALVSGTGDTDNTSFTISGNTIVTATTLNFDTQSSYSIRVQSTDSGGLTVEETFTITVTPVTTNVAPTAIELSETSIAEDAAVGATVGTLSSTDANAGDTHTYALVSGTGDTDNDSFTISGNTIVTATTLDFDTQSSYSIRVQSTDAGGLTVEETFTITVTEVITNVAPTAIELSETSIAEDAAVGATVGTLSSIDANAGDTHTYALVSGTGDTDNDSFTISGNTIVTATTLDFDTQSSYSIRVQSTDAGGLTVEETFTITVTEVITNVAPTAIELSETSIAEDAAVGATVGTLSSTDADAGDTHTYALVSGTGDTDNDSFTISGNTIVTATTFDFDTQSSYIIRVQSTDSGGLTVEETFTITVTPVTTNVAPTAIELSETSIAEDAAVGATVGTLSSTDANAGDTHTYALVSGTGDTDNDSFTIDGDAIVTATTFDFETQSSYSIRVQSTDAGGLTVEESLTITVTNVNEAPTAVAVSRTTIAEDQPADTEIGLLSSEDPDAGDTFTYSIVPQEGATSEPFKIVDGKLISNEVFDAAIQDLYAVRVRSEDAGGLSFEQVLEISISETNVAPTSVAIDNTTIPANAISGTSVGLLTTTDANTDDEHVYLLVSGEGSTDNASFTIEGNVLKTNVDLDSSSPTTFSVRVQSIDRYGLSTETILTLSLESTT
- a CDS encoding cohesin domain-containing protein — its product is MKRKKSRRLGLESLELRRLLAAVDIPDDLTGAAAAQVAVPVNVDTAAGIRGVEIRLSYDTDLLDLTSDAITAGSVFSGAQDTQVTANVDDAAGTVVIFVSTSTGLSAISGSLVQLSFTIAEDAVAGNTAVFDLTEVVLNEGEIAVDPAPVVGSDSTDGVLTVTAVAAGDQRIAGFVYADTNNNNVPDGVEGIPGVVITLTNVSTGATVQATTDATGKYEFTDLAFGAYTLNEIQPIAYSEGGVNELSVTLVSGQTTADQNFRETGLLPQFIYNRLLTTSTLPAGSTAWTDVIKQINDDATAGSVAPVAASSVAAAAIASASTAAETMAVSTTPTIDTAASVSRSAEAESDGVLASVIEDASSGDMMLPLSSLEDRKDDAVDDDYESVDQVFATNTLW